In Ovis canadensis isolate MfBH-ARS-UI-01 breed Bighorn chromosome 11, ARS-UI_OviCan_v2, whole genome shotgun sequence, one genomic interval encodes:
- the HES7 gene encoding transcription factor HES-7, with protein sequence MVTRDRAENRDGPKMLKPLVEKRRRDRINRSLEELRLLLLERTRDQNLRNPKLEKAEILEFAVGYLRERSRVEPPGVPRSPAQDAEALASCYLSGFRECLLRLAAFAQDASPAARAQLFSALHGYLRPKPPRPEPGEPRPPAPRLPLDPAAPAPGPALHQRPPAHKGPPSPRCARSPSPCSPRAGDSGAPAPLTGLLPPPPPHRQDGAPKAPPPPPPAFWRPWP encoded by the exons ATGGTCACCCGGGATCGAGCCGAGAATAGGGACGGCCCCAAG ATGCTGAAGCCGCTCGTGGAGAAGCGGCGCCGGGACCGCATCAACCGCAGCCTGGAAgaactgaggctgctgctgctggagcgGACCCGGGACCAG AACCTCCGGAACCCGAAGCTGGAGAAAGCAGAGATACTGGAGTTCGCCGTGGGCTACTTGAGGGAGCGAAGCCGGGTGGAGCCCCCGG GGGTTCCCCGATCCCCAGCCCAGGACGCCGAGGCGCTCGCCAGCTGCTACTTGTCGGGATTCCGCGAGTGCCTGCTCCGCTTGGCGGCCTTTGCGCAAGACGCCAGCCCGGCCGCGCGCGCCCAGCTCTTCTCCGCGCTGCACGGTTACCTGCGCCCCAAGCCGCCCCGGCCGGAACCGGGAGAACCCAGGCCCCCCGCGCCGCGCCTACCGCTGGACCCCGCCGCCCCAGCGCCCGGCCCCGCGCTCCACCAGCGCCCCCCAGCTCACAAGGGCCCCCCCAGCCCGCGCTGCGCGCGGTCCCCGTCCCCCTGCTCCCCTCGAGCCGGTGATTCCGGCGCGCCGGCCCCCCTCACCGgactgctgccgccgccgccgcctcacaGACAAGACGGGGCGCCCAaggccccgccgcccccgccgcccgctTTCTGGAGACCTTGGCCCTGA